AGGAGCCAGTAAGTGGAAATTCAAAAGCTTGTTTATTATCCGTAATCGCACTTAATAACCCTTTGAACTTTTCGCCGCCTAACATCGGGACTTGTTCAGTAGGGTTTATTTGTTGTTCTTGCCACATCCGCCTAAGCACCTCTAATTGAATCGTATTCGGCCCCACGCCCTTCATCGTAAAACGAACATCATATGTCCCTTCTACCATATCGTCTGGTCTTAGAAAACCGTACTTAGGCGATAAAATCAAGTAGTTAACTGCAAATTTTTCGGCATAGGCTTTACTTAAACGGTGAAATGTTCCTGTATATGCCTCGCTAGCTTTAACCGGCCCGATAGATGGAAATTTATCCCATATTTTTGGTTTGCCCGATGCAATTATGATTAGCTTTTGTTTATTGGAAATTCCCACATCATCACTCTTCCTTGTCGCTCAAAAACGTCTTTTTCTTCTATATGTACGAATTGATTATGTTTCAGTACTCGAATAGAAGCTTCATTGTTCTCATAACAGCGTGCAAAAATACGATGAATGACTGGTTGTTTTTCTAGCCAAGCAATCATTCCTATTAAAGCCTCAGTCATATAACCTTTACTTTGGTAATCGGATACGATGCTATAACCAATTTCAATTTCTCCTGTTTCATCAGGAATTCCTTGACCACCGATTTCTCCAATAATTTTATTTTCTTCTTTAAGTACAACTAGCCTCGTCCATTTAATCATTCGATCATCTTTTTTCACATTTTCCAATACATAAGGAAGATAAAAAAAGAAATCAATTCCAGGCCAATCTTTGGAAACAAGGTAACCACTTGCTTTCTCTAAACTTTCCGTTCCTTTTATGGTTGCTTGAATCATCTCAAGTGTATAATTAATCAATATTAGTCGCTCTGTCTCAATAATTTCCACAAATATACCGGCTTTCCTACTAATTTATTACTTTCAATTTAGCAGAATCAGGTATGTTTGCGCAACTATTGTGTCATTTAAACATGAAAGAGAAAAAATAAAACTATTCTGACTATATACTTGACCTTTAAATTTTGAATGCGCTTCCAAACTAGTTATACTTTCAATATAAGACCAGGTACTAATTTTTGTTCCAGCGATAAGTTAGTTGAATTGTGCAAACTAACGGAAAACTTTCAAAATAACAATTGACAATCGCTTAGCAACCGTTTATATTAAGTAATAACATAACATTTCTTGATATTCATTGTTTTCAAAAATGTTCGATTAATCGAAAATCTAAAACCATTTGATGAAGGGGATAATGACTTATGAAAACGACTAAATCCGTCATTACAATTTTATTACTCTAAAAGGACTTTGAGCACTGTAGCAATTTACAGTAGTTTGAGTCCTGTTTACATTAAATGGGATTCTTGCAAAGCATCCCATTGTTTTCATCATTGGGGTGCTTTTTCTTTAGCCAGATTTCGAGAATTCAAGCAAAAACAGTTATCAAGTGAGCTTATACTAACTACTATACATTAATGCCACGCTATTTTGTGAATTCTAAAAATTCAGCGTCGGCAAATAATTCTTAATTAGAAATGGGGTAAAGTCATATGCGTAGTGACAAAATTAAAAAAGGTGTCGACCAAGCGCCGGCAAGAAGTTTGCTGCATGCTACAGGTCAAATTAAAAGTCCAGGTGATATGGATAAACCATTTATCGCGATTTGTAACTCTTATATTGATATTGTTCCTGGTCATGTTCACTTGCGAGAGCTTGCTGATGTAGCAAAAGAAGCAATTAGAGAAGCTGGCGGCATCCCATTTGAATTTAATACGATTGGTGTAGATGACGGCATTGCAATGGGTCATATTGGGATGCGCTATTCCCTACCCTCTCGTGAAGTTATCGCGGATGCAGCAGAGACAGTAATCAATGCACATTGGTTTGATGGAGTTTTTTACATCCCAAACTGTGACAAAATCACACCAGGGATGCTACTTGCCTCTGTTCGTACTAATGTGCCTGCTATCTTTTGCTCAGGTGGCCCAATGAAAGCTGGATTGTCCGCTCACGGAAAAGCACTCACTCTTTCATCTGTTTTTGAAGCAGTTGGCGCATTTAAAGATGGTAGCATGTCTCAAGAAGATTTTCTAGATATGGAAGCAAATGCCTGTCCTACTTGCGGTTCATGTGCTGGAATGTTTACAGCTAACTCGATGAACTGTTTAATGGAAATTCTTGGAATGGCGGTTCCCGGAAATGGTACAACACTCGCAGTTTCTGACGCTCGTCGCGACCTGATCAGACAGTCCGCTTTCCACTTAATGGATTTAGTAAAAAAAGATATTCGTCCTCGCGACATTATTACGAAAGATGCGATTGATGATGCTTTTGCACTAGATATGGCAATGGGTGGCTCTACCAATACTGTTTTACATACACTTGCACTTGCAAATGAAGCCGGCATTGAAGATTATGATTTAGAACGAATTAATGACATTGCCAAACGTGTCCCTTATCTTTCTAAAATTGCCCCTTCTTCTTCTTACTCGATGCATGATGTCCATGAGGCTGGCGGCGTATCTGCTATCGTAAAGGAATTAGTTGATCTTGGCGGAGCAATTCATCCTGACCGCATTACCGTTACTGGAAAAACAATCCGTGAAAATGTGGCGGATGCCAAAATTAATAATACCGATGTTATTCATCCAAAAGAAAATCCTTATAGCCCAGTTGGCGGACTTTCGATGTTATTTGGAAATATTGCACCAAAAGGAGCCGCTATTAAAGTGGGCGGCGTTGACCCTTCTGTCAAAGTTTTTAAAGGAGAGGCAATTTGCTTTAGCTCACATGATGAAGCAGTTGAAGCGATTGATAATCATACAGTACGCGAAGGACATGTTGTGGTTATTCGCTATGAAGGTCCTAAAGGCGGTCCAGGAATGCCGGAAATGCTAGCTCCAACTTCTAGTATTGTCGGTCGTGGGCTCGGAAAAGATGTTGCACTAATTACAGATGGCCGTTTTTCCGGAGCTACTCGTGGTATCGCAGTTGGTCATATTTCTCCGGAAGCTGCTGCTGGTGGTCCAATCGCACTTGTAAATGATGGCGATATTATCACTATCGACTTACCAAACCGGACATTAAACGTAGAAGTACCTGATGATGTTTTAGAAGCAAGACGAAAAGACCTACCTAAATTTAAAGCAAAAGTAAAAACTGGTTATCTTGCAAGATACACTGCCTTAGTTACAAGTGCTCATACAGGTGGTATTTTACAAATCCCAGAAGATTTAATCGACTAAAAAACGAGGTGATAAGCGTGATTGATACGACAAAGAAAAATGAAAATGCGACAGAAAAAACAAGTAAAAGTGGTGCAGAACTATTAATCGACTCCTTGCAAAAACAACATGTCGAAATGATTTTCGGATACCCTGGTGGCGCAGTCTTACCTCTTTATGATGCTTTTTATGACTGTGATATACCTCATATTCTAACTAGACATGAACAAGGTGCCATCCACGCGGCAGAAGGTTATGCTCGTGTTACAGGTAAACCGGGAGTAGTTGTTGTCACAAGCGGTCCGGGAGCAACTAATGTATTAACTGGTATTGCGGACGCGATGAGCGACTCGATTCCTCTTGTTATTTTCACCGGACAAGTTCACACCCCCGGAATCGGAAAAGATGCTTTCCAAGAAGCCGATATGATTGGCCTAACCATCCCGATTACTAAATACAATTATCAAGTACGTGATGTTCGGGACTTACCAAAAATCGTCAATGAAGCTTTTCATATCGCAAATACCGGACGTAAGGGCCCTGTTGTCGTTGATATTCCAAAAGATATGGGGATTATTCAAACAGACGCTGTTCGCCCTGACACGATTGATTTGCCAGGTTATCAACCGACTTATTCACCTAACCCACTACAACTCGAAAAATTAATGCAAGCTTTATCCGCTGCAAGTAAACCACTTATCCTTGCAGGCGCAGGAGTCAATCACGCGCGGGCAACTGCAGAACTTTTAGAATTTGCTGAGCGCTATCAAATTCCTATCGTGAATACGCTACTTGGACTTGGAAGTTTCCCGCAAAGTCATGAC
The nucleotide sequence above comes from Listeria ivanovii subsp. londoniensis. Encoded proteins:
- a CDS encoding DUF6884 domain-containing protein: MGISNKQKLIIIASGKPKIWDKFPSIGPVKASEAYTGTFHRLSKAYAEKFAVNYLILSPKYGFLRPDDMVEGTYDVRFTMKGVGPNTIQLEVLRRMWQEQQINPTEQVPMLGGEKFKGLLSAITDNKQAFEFPLTGSSGIGVMQQKLKQAVERGIPLNSTK
- a CDS encoding GNAT family N-acetyltransferase, whose translation is MIQATIKGTESLEKASGYLVSKDWPGIDFFFYLPYVLENVKKDDRMIKWTRLVVLKEENKIIGEIGGQGIPDETGEIEIGYSIVSDYQSKGYMTEALIGMIAWLEKQPVIHRIFARCYENNEASIRVLKHNQFVHIEEKDVFERQGRVMMWEFPINKS
- the ilvD gene encoding dihydroxy-acid dehydratase encodes the protein MRSDKIKKGVDQAPARSLLHATGQIKSPGDMDKPFIAICNSYIDIVPGHVHLRELADVAKEAIREAGGIPFEFNTIGVDDGIAMGHIGMRYSLPSREVIADAAETVINAHWFDGVFYIPNCDKITPGMLLASVRTNVPAIFCSGGPMKAGLSAHGKALTLSSVFEAVGAFKDGSMSQEDFLDMEANACPTCGSCAGMFTANSMNCLMEILGMAVPGNGTTLAVSDARRDLIRQSAFHLMDLVKKDIRPRDIITKDAIDDAFALDMAMGGSTNTVLHTLALANEAGIEDYDLERINDIAKRVPYLSKIAPSSSYSMHDVHEAGGVSAIVKELVDLGGAIHPDRITVTGKTIRENVADAKINNTDVIHPKENPYSPVGGLSMLFGNIAPKGAAIKVGGVDPSVKVFKGEAICFSSHDEAVEAIDNHTVREGHVVVIRYEGPKGGPGMPEMLAPTSSIVGRGLGKDVALITDGRFSGATRGIAVGHISPEAAAGGPIALVNDGDIITIDLPNRTLNVEVPDDVLEARRKDLPKFKAKVKTGYLARYTALVTSAHTGGILQIPEDLID